The genome window TTCGCCTGCACGGTCACCCGTCCGCGCCCCGACCCATACGCGGACTCAATGCCTTCCTCACCCTTTTCCTGAATGATCAGACCGCCGGTTGGGAAGTCCGGTCCCTGCACGAATTTCATCAACTGTTCGACATCGATATCGTCGAGCTTTTCCCACCTGTTGAGCATGTACACAAGCGCATCGACAATTTCCCCCAGGTTGTGCGGCGGTATGGAGGTTGCCATGCCGACGGCAATACCCGTCGCGCCGTTCACCAAAAGGTTTGGTATTGCGGCCGGAAGAACGCCCGGTTCTTCGAGCGTGTCATCGAAGTTCGGGACGAAGTTAACCGTGTTCTTGTTCAGGTCGAAAAGGATATCGAGCGCGGCGCTGGTCAGGCGCGCTTCGGTGTAGCGCATCGCGGCGGGCGGGTCGCCGTCCACCGAACCAAAGTTCCCCTGGCCATCCACCAGCAGGGTGCGCAGGGAGAAATCCTGCGCCATGCGCGCCATGGCTTCGTAGACCGCCGAGTCGCCATGCGGATGATATTTGCCCAGCACCTCGCCCACGATACGCGCGGATTTCTTGTATGCCGTATCGGCGCGGATGCCCATGTCGTACATCGCATACAGGATGCGTCTCTGCACGGGCTTAAGTCCATCGCGGGCATCGGGCAATGCACGCGCCACGATCACGCTCATGGCGTAATCGAGATACGACTGCTGCATTTCAGTGTCAATGTCTATTTTTCGTACGATACCGAGTTCCATTGAAAATCCTTTTAACCACGAAGTGTCACGAAGGCACACAAAGGTAAAAGCAAAAATCTTTGTGACCCTTTGTAGTGAATTAATGTTCTATTGCGGGGCAATCTTACGGGCAAAGAGGAGATGCGTCAAGTGGAACGTTTTCTTCCCCAATATGATCTCACTGCGATGATGACAATCACAAGAAATGTCAACGGGATGTAGAACAGGGAAAATAATTTCACCGCAGTCAGCGTCGCGCTTTGCGCGGCCTGTAAAATAAGATAAGCCGTGTACAAAAGATAATACGAGAACAGCACACCGCCTTCCAAGCGCGAGATCTTATTATCAATGTAAAACACAGGCAGGCTGACCACCGCCACAAAAAGCATCACAAGGAAATCGAAGCGCAAGACCTGTCCGGAAATGTTGATTCCGCCGGGGGAAAGCATGCCCGCAATGCCGAGCACACCGAGCAGATTATAGATGTTGCTTCCCACCGCGTTGCCGACGGCAATATCGCTTTCTCCCTTAACTGCCGCAATAATGGATGTGGCCACCTCAGGCAGGGACGTGCCAACCGCCACGATCGTCAAACCGATGATCAGTTCGCTTACACCCAACGCCTTTGCAATGGAAGTTGCAGAATCCACCAGCCAGCGCGCGCCCAACACCAGGAATCCCAGTCCGACAACGATGAAGGCAACATATTTCAGGATGTTCGCAGAGGTAGCCGCTTCTTTTTGCGCGAATTCCTGCGCATACTCCTGGTGAACCGTCCCGTTCTCCTTGCGGCTCTGGCGCAGGGAAAAAATCGTGTACGCAACGACACCGATGAACAGCACCGCGCCATCCATCGATCCAAGGCGGCCATCGAGCACGAGGAGGTAGGTTAATAGGGAAATACCGATCATGATGGGCGCATCCAAACGGATGAGCTGCTGTGCGATCAGGATCGGCGCGATCATGGCGCTGACCCCGAGAACGAACAGGATATTGAAAATATTCGAGCCAAGCACGTTCCCAATGGTCAGGTCCCCCTGTCCGCTGGCGGCGGCTTGGAGCGAGACCGCGATCTCCGGCGATGCGGTGCCAAGCGCAACGATGGTCAACCCGATGACAAGGGGAGATACGCCAAACGCCGCAGCAAGCCGCGAAGAGCCGCGCACAAGCAGTTCCGCGCCGACAACGAGGACAATTAATCCCAGGATGAAGAGGAGAATGGTGACAGCCATGTTGAATTATGTTTTCCCGTTTTTTGATTTAAGACATGGATGATTATCAGTAGTTCACGAAAAGGCTTGAACGTGGTTAACTTGGCTCCGACCAAGGAAACCCATAACCATGTCCAAGCCCACAATCAAGATTACCCGAACAATTCGTTCCGAGCAAGTGCTGAATGCCTTCATGACGGTGGTTCGCAAGAACCTGCCGCTGGAATTGCGAAACACCCGGATCACTGCCGAAGATATCCTGTATGTGTTGGCATACGCCAATGTGCATCGTTTGAGCATTGAATCGGCTTGTCTGGAGTTGCAGAATGCGCCTTCGGGTAATCGTCTGCGAGAAGTATTAGCCCAGTCGCTGCCAGACCGAGCCGGTTTGCAGAACCGATTGAACCGCATCTTTCATCGGCAACTCCATCCCAGTGTATGGAAGTGCAAACGCGATTTCAATGTGGCGATTGACCTGACCCTGATCCCATATCATGGTCAGCCGTATGAAGACAGAAAGGAGATCGTACGCAGTGCACCCAAGTCTGGGACAACCCATTTTCATGGTTACGCCACGGTTTCGATTGTGCGGGACCATCGGCGCTACGTTGTGGCGTTGCGCTTCATCGAACATGGCGAGGATATGGCCGACATCGTCCGCTGGCTGCTGAAACGCCTGAAAACACTCAAATTTCGCATTCGACGGGTGTTTTTGGACAAAGGTTTCTGCTCCAAGCCGGTTTTCAAGGTTCTGGACCAACACAAGGTCAGTTTCGTAACGCCCATTCCCGTGCGTGGCAAGTCGGGCGGTGTGCGGACTTTGTTTCAAGGTAAATCACGTGTCACCACCTACACCTTTAACAGCCCAAAATATGGCATATATACAGTGCAGGCGGTGGTCGTCCAGCGCTATTCCAAAGGACGCTATGGACGACACAAGAGCAAGTGGTTTGCGTACGCCGTCTCCGGATTGCCCTCTGGCATTTTGCCTGCCCAGGTGTTTGAACTTTATCGTCAACGCTTCGGCATTGAGTCGAGCTACCGACAAATGAACCAGGTGCGCGCTCGAACTTCCACCCGTAATCCTGTCATCCGCTTGCTGCTGGTTGGTTTGGCTTTTGTCTTGTTCAATCTGTACATTGCCTTGCGCCAGAATCTGGCCTCCGCGCTTAAAACACCGTTAGAATCTTTCAATCGCTTCTGGCTTTCTTTGCGCCGTGTCGCTTTCCTGCTCAGTCGTGCCATTGAACGCTTCTGGGGTGCGACTGAGGTCATTCAACATCAATCATGTTTTGTGCTTTCGTGATCTACTGAAAATAGATTGTCGCTGTGCAGGCTGCATCATTCCGCTTACGACGCCTTTATTATCGGCGTAACCTTTCCCCCGTCCCCTTCCCTTAAGGGAAGGGGTGCCTGCTGATTGGGATGAGTCCGCGTAGTGATCTTGTCCTAAAAAAGTGGACACAAAAAATGTCTGGATCCAGTAGACTTGGAAAACAGGAGCAGGATCATGGACGAAAAGAAAACAAGGTATCGGAAGTACACCGAAGAGTTCAAATTAGAGGCTCTGGAACTTTTGAAGAGCAGCGGAAAGAGTGCCGGGCAAATTGAACGCGATTTGGGGATCACGCCCGGACTGCTGGTGAAATGGCGCGATCGATACCAAGTGATATCCCAAGGGACAAACCCAATGCACTTGGAAGTTAGTGACTTTGAAGCTGCCAAGCGTGAGATCAAACGCTTGCAACGACGGTTGGCAGAAGTGGAAGAAGAGCGCGAGATCCTAAAAAAAACAATCAACATTTTCTCCCGGGAAAACCAATGAGATACAAATTCATTCGGGAGCATTGCCAGGAGTATAGCGTCAAGCGGATGTGCCAGGTATTGGGTGTGACGCGAAGTGGGTACTATGCCTGGCAGCCAGAAGCAGTCGGTCCGCGAGAGGTGGAGAATCGGATTCTGGTGGAGCAGATCCGGGCAGAATACAAACTGAGTCGCGAGACCTATGGCAGTCCGCGCATCCAGGCGGGTCTACAACGCAGAGGGTTCGCCTGTGGACGACATCGAGTCGCACGTTTGATGCGGAGAGAAGGAATTCGCCCTCAAAAACGAAGGCGCTGGCGTCCCATAACTACGCAGCGCCAGCCAGGTGTGATCCCAGCACCGAATTATCTGAACCAGGATTTTTCTGCCAGCGCGGCAAACCAGAAATGGGTGAGCGATTTCACCTACATTGATACCGCGGAAGGTTGGTTATATTTAGCAGTGGTTCTGGATTTGTTTTCACGAAAAGTAGTAGGCTGGGCGATGGCTGCACAAATGGATGCAACCCTTGTCGAGGCAGCCCTGGACATGGCTTTAC of Anaerolineales bacterium contains these proteins:
- a CDS encoding calcium/sodium antiporter, giving the protein MAVTILLFILGLIVLVVGAELLVRGSSRLAAAFGVSPLVIGLTIVALGTASPEIAVSLQAAASGQGDLTIGNVLGSNIFNILFVLGVSAMIAPILIAQQLIRLDAPIMIGISLLTYLLVLDGRLGSMDGAVLFIGVVAYTIFSLRQSRKENGTVHQEYAQEFAQKEAATSANILKYVAFIVVGLGFLVLGARWLVDSATSIAKALGVSELIIGLTIVAVGTSLPEVATSIIAAVKGESDIAVGNAVGSNIYNLLGVLGIAGMLSPGGINISGQVLRFDFLVMLFVAVVSLPVFYIDNKISRLEGGVLFSYYLLYTAYLILQAAQSATLTAVKLFSLFYIPLTFLVIVIIAVRSYWGRKRST
- a CDS encoding transposase, with the protein product MSKPTIKITRTIRSEQVLNAFMTVVRKNLPLELRNTRITAEDILYVLAYANVHRLSIESACLELQNAPSGNRLREVLAQSLPDRAGLQNRLNRIFHRQLHPSVWKCKRDFNVAIDLTLIPYHGQPYEDRKEIVRSAPKSGTTHFHGYATVSIVRDHRRYVVALRFIEHGEDMADIVRWLLKRLKTLKFRIRRVFLDKGFCSKPVFKVLDQHKVSFVTPIPVRGKSGGVRTLFQGKSRVTTYTFNSPKYGIYTVQAVVVQRYSKGRYGRHKSKWFAYAVSGLPSGILPAQVFELYRQRFGIESSYRQMNQVRARTSTRNPVIRLLLVGLAFVLFNLYIALRQNLASALKTPLESFNRFWLSLRRVAFLLSRAIERFWGATEVIQHQSCFVLS
- a CDS encoding transposase, producing MDEKKTRYRKYTEEFKLEALELLKSSGKSAGQIERDLGITPGLLVKWRDRYQVISQGTNPMHLEVSDFEAAKREIKRLQRRLAEVEEEREILKKTINIFSRENQ
- a CDS encoding IS3 family transposase: MRYKFIREHCQEYSVKRMCQVLGVTRSGYYAWQPEAVGPREVENRILVEQIRAEYKLSRETYGSPRIQAGLQRRGFACGRHRVARLMRREGIRPQKRRRWRPITTQRQPGVIPAPNYLNQDFSASAANQKWVSDFTYIDTAEGWLYLAVVLDLFSRKVVGWAMAAQMDATLVEAALDMALQGRQPQASLLHHSDQGSQYTSAAYQSSLADAHIQASMSRVGNCYDNAVAESFFATLKVECVTSQFATQAVARTTIFEYIEVWYNRQRLHSSLGYLSPVEFEQQSGL